One genomic window of Quercus robur chromosome 6, dhQueRobu3.1, whole genome shotgun sequence includes the following:
- the LOC126689604 gene encoding uncharacterized protein LOC126689604: MGRNTNYVRNMLLNDSDSNDDFEIIALLALEEERLEKERASTSRRGSVPGRRCIQRDHEQGHQRLFQDYFAESPVYPPNIFRRRFRMSRSLFLRIKSNLEEKDEYFVQKRNATGLLGLSSLQKMTAALRMLAYGVAADFTDEYVRIGESTAIESLKKFVEAIVDIYSTEYLRSPNSNDIARLLRVGERRGFPRMLGSIDCMHWKWKNCPSGWKGQYTGHSRESTIILEAVASYDLWIWHAFFGLPGSHNDINVLDRSFIFTNLAQGRAPSVNYSINGHDYTMGYYLADGIYPSWSTFVKTISVPLGRKNSLFATTQESTRKDVERAFGVLQARFAIIRGPTRLWKTEALDYIMKACIILHNMIIEDERDTNGAEDFDYEQLPESIPTTVSHEPAEEFSQFTAFIAAHEKIRDTETHFQLQLDLIEHLWQRYSDSMHSQGPCHDGDQSLGNEVAKDKGEGKETKPFSETKDATKIQDDTVKAREVEAKDVPSLQPSKKEISPPSAKTQSRCRLYQIFGATKFGSHLATYIMRVQM, translated from the exons ATGGGTCGTAATACAAATTATGTACGTAATATGCTTCTAAATGACTCTGATTCCAATGATGATTTTGAGATAATTGCGCTTCTTGCATTGGAAGAAGAAAgattagaaaaagaaagggcATCAACATCACGTCGTGGTTCTGTTCCAGGCCGTAGGTGTATCCAACGTGATCATGAGCAAGGCCACCAAAGACTTTTTCAAGACTATTTTGCAGAATCACCAGTATATCCTCCTAACATATTTCGGAGGAGGTTTCGAATGAgtcgttctctttttttacGTATTAAATCTAATctagaagagaaagatgaatattttgttcaaaaaagaaatgctaCCGGATTGCTTGGTTTGTCTTCCCTTCAGAAGATGACTGCCGCACTAAGGATGCTTGCGTATGGAGTAGCGGCAGATTTTACAGATGAATATGTGAGAATTGGAGAAAGCACTGCAATAGAGAGTctcaaaaaatttgttgaagccaTAGTCGACATTTATTCTACAGAGTACTTGAGGTCTCCAAATAGCAATGACATTGCTAGGTTGCTAAGAGTTGGTGAAAGGCGTGGATTTCCAAGGATGCTAGGAAGCATTGATTGCATGCACTGGAAATGGAAGAATTGCCCATCGGGGTGGAAAGGTCAGTATACTGGTCATAGTCGTGAGTCAACAATTATTTTGGAAGCAGTAGCATCATATGATCTTTGGATATGGCATGCATTTTTTGGGTTACCTGGGTCTCATAATGACATCAACGTGCTAGACCGTTCTTTTATATTTACCAACCTTGCTCAAGGTCGTGCACCTTCGGTGAATTACTCAATCAATGGACATGATTATACAATGGGATATTATCTTGCTGATGGTATATATCCTTCATGGTCCACTTTTGTAAAGACAATCTCCGTTCCACTGGGTAGAAAGAATAGTCTTTTTGCTACAACTCAGGAGTCAACAAGGAAGGATGTAGAGCGTGCGTTTGGAGTACTTCAAGCACGATTTGCAATCATTCGTGGGCCTACACGTCTTTGGAAAACAGAGGCTCTTGATTACATTATGAAGGCATGCATAATATTGCATAACATGATAATTGAAGATGAACGTGATACTAATGGAGCAGAAGACtttgattatgaacaattgccTGAAAGCATCCCTACAACAGTGTCCCATGAGCCTGCAGAAGAATTTAGTCAATTTACGGCATTCATTGCAGCCCATGAAAAAATTAGAGATACAGAAACTCATTTTCAACTCCAATTGGATCTCATTGAGCACTTGTGGCAACGATATAGTGATTCgat GCATTCCCAAGGACCTTGCCATGATGGTGATCAAAGTCTAGGAAATGAGGTGGCCAAGGATAAAGGTGAGGGCAAGGAAACCAAGCCCTTCTCAGAAACCAAAGATGCCACCAAGATCCAGGATGACACAGTTAAGGCAAGGGAAGTAGAGGCCAAAGACGTTCCTTCCCTTCAACCAAGCAAGAAAGAAATCTCTCCTCCTTCAGCCAAGACCCAAAGCAGGTGTAGATTgtatcagatttttggtgcgacaaagTTTGGGTCTCACCTGGCAACATATATCATGCGTGTACAGATGTGA